From the genome of Rhizobium binae, one region includes:
- a CDS encoding DUF1345 domain-containing protein, whose amino-acid sequence MADEERANSLATLAYKHASFIIAIVAGVVVYLAVTSREISAGNILFGWNVSAGVFVALSWRKMLRATVEGIRKRSADLDFSDTVLLALSIGAAIASIAGIGIELHSIKEAAPDVVLTRAGAAVLTILISWMFLHTLFTIHYAHYFYGGADTESGLKFPDGIEEPGYWDFLYFSFTIGVAAQTADVAVSSTGMRKLTLLHAVLSFLFNTTIVALAINVGASLL is encoded by the coding sequence ATGGCGGATGAGGAACGGGCAAATTCGCTTGCGACACTTGCCTATAAGCATGCGAGCTTCATCATCGCCATTGTCGCCGGGGTGGTAGTCTACTTGGCTGTGACCTCGCGGGAAATCAGCGCCGGCAACATCCTTTTCGGCTGGAATGTCAGCGCCGGCGTTTTCGTCGCACTCAGCTGGCGCAAGATGCTGCGGGCGACGGTCGAGGGCATCCGGAAACGCTCAGCGGATCTCGACTTTTCCGACACCGTCTTGCTGGCTCTTTCGATCGGTGCTGCGATTGCCAGCATTGCCGGCATCGGCATCGAGCTCCATTCGATCAAGGAGGCGGCACCCGACGTCGTCCTGACACGAGCGGGTGCTGCGGTGCTGACGATCCTGATCTCCTGGATGTTTCTGCATACGCTTTTCACGATCCACTACGCCCATTATTTCTACGGCGGCGCGGACACGGAGAGTGGCCTCAAATTTCCCGACGGAATCGAAGAGCCCGGCTATTGGGACTTCCTCTATTTCTCGTTCACCATCGGTGTTGCCGCGCAGACCGCAGATGTTGCGGTGAGCTCGACCGGCATGCGCAAGCTCACGTTGCTGCATGCCGTGTTATCGTTCCTGTTCAACACGACGATCGTGGCGCTGGCGATCAATGTCGGAGCGAGCCTGCTCTAG
- the tal gene encoding transaldolase: protein MTSKLDQLREITTVVADTGDIEAVARLKPVDCTTNPSIVLKALGTPMFADAIKEAVAWGKTQGGNPEAVSSAVADRLAISVGAALVKLVPGRVSTEVDADLSFDTEASLAKARSIIAAYKDRGIERDRILIKLASTWEGIRAAEVLQKEGIDCNLTLLFSKAQAIACADAKVFLISPFVGRILDWYKKSTGKDYTAEEDPGVVSVRDIYNYYKANDIKTIVMGASFRNAGEIEALAGCDRLTISPALLDELSKDEGKLERKLSPESRKPDAKVSVDEKTFRWMMNEDAMATEKLAEGIRAFAKDLTTLRTMVQKELQLAAA, encoded by the coding sequence ATGACATCCAAGCTTGACCAACTCCGCGAGATTACCACCGTCGTTGCCGATACCGGCGACATCGAGGCTGTCGCTCGCCTGAAGCCGGTCGATTGCACGACGAACCCGAGCATCGTGCTGAAGGCGCTCGGCACGCCGATGTTTGCCGACGCCATCAAGGAAGCCGTCGCCTGGGGCAAGACCCAGGGCGGCAATCCTGAAGCCGTCTCCTCCGCCGTCGCCGATCGCCTCGCCATCTCGGTCGGCGCTGCACTGGTGAAGCTCGTCCCCGGCCGCGTCTCGACCGAGGTCGACGCCGACCTGTCTTTCGACACCGAGGCTTCACTCGCCAAGGCGCGCTCGATCATTGCCGCCTATAAGGATCGCGGCATCGAACGGGACCGCATTCTCATCAAGCTCGCTTCCACCTGGGAGGGCATCCGCGCCGCCGAAGTGCTGCAGAAGGAAGGCATCGACTGCAACCTGACGCTTCTCTTCAGCAAGGCCCAGGCGATCGCTTGCGCCGATGCCAAGGTGTTCCTGATCTCGCCCTTCGTCGGCCGCATTCTCGACTGGTACAAGAAGTCGACCGGCAAGGACTACACCGCCGAGGAAGATCCGGGCGTCGTTTCCGTTCGTGACATCTACAACTATTACAAGGCGAACGACATCAAGACCATCGTCATGGGCGCCTCCTTCCGCAATGCCGGCGAAATCGAAGCCCTTGCCGGCTGCGACCGGCTGACCATCAGCCCGGCCCTGCTCGACGAACTTTCCAAGGATGAAGGCAAGCTGGAGCGCAAGCTCTCGCCAGAGAGCCGCAAGCCCGACGCCAAGGTTTCGGTCGACGAGAAGACCTTCCGCTGGATGATGAACGAAGACGCGATGGCGACCGAAAAGCTCGCCGAAGGCATCCGTGCCTTCGCCAAGGATCTGACGACGCTGCGCACCATGGTGCAGAAGGAACTGCAGCTCGCCGCCGCCTGA
- a CDS encoding sulfate transporter family protein, with the protein MILDAVRLSLANLFAPETRSVFWKVLGLTILVLVGLWLALRGAFMAVLFPWLTSFVPDMPDWAGWLALIFAILAGIGLALMLALLLSPVTALIAGLFLDDVADIIEKRDYPKDVPGAAMPLGPAMASSIKFLGVVILGNIVALLLLFIPGVNLVAFFLVNGYLLGREFFEFAAMRFRPPQEARLFRAKHAPTVFLGGLVIALFLMIPIVNLLTPLFAAGMMVHLHKLISARDTGSRA; encoded by the coding sequence ATGATCCTTGACGCCGTTCGCCTATCGCTCGCCAACCTGTTCGCGCCCGAAACGCGTTCGGTGTTCTGGAAAGTGCTCGGCCTGACGATTCTGGTGCTGGTTGGCCTGTGGCTCGCATTGCGCGGAGCCTTTATGGCCGTCCTCTTTCCCTGGCTGACAAGCTTCGTTCCGGATATGCCGGATTGGGCGGGGTGGCTCGCGCTGATCTTCGCGATCCTTGCCGGTATCGGACTTGCGCTCATGCTGGCGCTGCTCTTGTCGCCGGTAACGGCCCTGATCGCCGGCCTGTTTCTCGATGACGTCGCCGATATCATCGAGAAACGCGATTATCCCAAGGACGTGCCGGGCGCCGCCATGCCGCTCGGTCCTGCCATGGCAAGCTCGATCAAGTTCCTCGGCGTGGTGATCCTCGGCAATATCGTGGCCTTGCTGCTGCTGTTTATCCCCGGCGTCAATCTGGTCGCCTTCTTTCTGGTGAACGGCTACCTGCTTGGACGGGAATTCTTCGAGTTCGCCGCCATGCGCTTTCGTCCGCCGCAGGAGGCGCGTCTCTTCCGGGCCAAGCATGCACCGACCGTCTTTCTCGGCGGGCTGGTGATCGCGCTGTTTCTGATGATTCCCATCGTCAATCTTCTGACGCCGCTTTTTGCTGCCGGCATGATGGTGCATCTGCACAAGCTGATTTCCGCGCGCGACACCGGGTCGCGCGCCTGA
- a CDS encoding MBL fold metallo-hydrolase: MFTMSRRAILGSAAAAAAFGLSSKLEFVGPALAATTLEPTVGFYKYQLGDVEVTAVYDGIWKKPHDPTFIKNASIEDTKEALSKAGLTTEFMPIPLTVVVLKLGNRLIMMDAGSGVGQWQANATHLPANMAAAGIDYKRIDTIMLSHFHPDHVWGLMEKGTNDPVFPNAELIVNAIEYNWWMEPGRVEKLAESRRPAGKRIAEVFPKWKNWKLVDDGAEVSPGVRLLAAPGHTPGHSTYLVASGNKQLLVSADIMYVPALLAPHPAWQGSYDQDGPAAIDTRRRLIDRIIADNIAICGSHFPFPGSGTFVKDGSAYGFMPTVQA; the protein is encoded by the coding sequence ATGTTTACCATGTCACGTCGCGCCATCCTTGGATCGGCTGCCGCGGCCGCTGCATTCGGGCTGTCGTCGAAGCTCGAATTCGTCGGGCCGGCGCTCGCCGCAACAACGCTGGAGCCGACCGTCGGCTTCTACAAATATCAGCTCGGCGATGTCGAGGTCACTGCGGTCTACGACGGAATCTGGAAAAAACCGCATGACCCGACCTTCATCAAGAATGCCTCGATCGAGGATACTAAGGAGGCGCTTTCCAAGGCAGGGCTTACCACCGAATTCATGCCGATCCCGCTCACGGTGGTCGTCCTGAAACTCGGCAACCGGCTGATCATGATGGATGCCGGCTCGGGCGTCGGTCAATGGCAGGCAAATGCCACACATCTGCCGGCGAATATGGCAGCCGCCGGCATCGATTATAAGAGGATCGACACGATCATGCTCTCGCATTTTCACCCGGATCACGTCTGGGGATTGATGGAAAAGGGAACCAACGATCCCGTCTTTCCGAACGCCGAACTCATCGTTAATGCCATCGAATACAATTGGTGGATGGAACCTGGTCGGGTCGAGAAACTTGCGGAAAGCCGCAGGCCAGCCGGCAAGCGCATCGCCGAGGTCTTCCCGAAATGGAAGAACTGGAAACTGGTGGATGACGGGGCCGAGGTTTCGCCGGGGGTTCGGCTTCTTGCCGCTCCCGGACACACGCCGGGTCATTCGACCTATCTTGTCGCCTCCGGCAACAAGCAACTGCTTGTCTCGGCCGATATCATGTATGTGCCAGCGCTGCTCGCGCCGCACCCCGCCTGGCAGGGCAGTTATGATCAGGATGGGCCGGCGGCTATCGACACGCGCCGCCGTCTCATCGACCGCATCATTGCCGACAATATCGCCATTTGCGGCTCGCATTTCCCCTTTCCCGGCTCGGGCACCTTCGTCAAGGATGGAAGCGCCTACGGCTTTATGCCGACAGTTCAGGCCTGA
- a CDS encoding methylated-DNA--[protein]-cysteine S-methyltransferase: MDMIANLHTDITPDGPDYDIVRRVIELITEDYRDQPSLEAIAARLNQSPTQLQKTFTRWAGLSPKGFLQAVTLDHAKRLLRKEDMPLLETSIEVGLSGPSRLHDLFVTHEAMSPGEWKAKGGGLTIRYGFHICPFGVALIMVTDRGLAGLAFSDSGDERACLEDMTCRWPNACYIEDLQATVPYAARIFEPGKWSSDQPLRVVLIGTDFQVRVWESLLKIPFGKAVTYSDIANDIGRPTAQRAVGAAVGANPISFVVPCHRALGKNGALTGYHWGLTRKRAMLGWESAHA; the protein is encoded by the coding sequence ATGGATATGATTGCGAACCTGCACACAGACATCACGCCTGACGGCCCTGATTATGATATCGTCCGCCGGGTGATCGAACTTATCACCGAGGATTACCGCGACCAGCCTTCGCTGGAAGCGATCGCGGCGCGGCTCAATCAGTCGCCGACGCAGCTGCAGAAGACATTCACCCGCTGGGCCGGTCTCTCGCCCAAGGGCTTCCTGCAGGCGGTGACGCTCGATCACGCCAAGCGGCTGTTGCGAAAGGAAGACATGCCGTTGCTGGAAACCTCGATCGAGGTCGGCCTCTCCGGGCCTAGTCGCCTGCATGATCTCTTCGTCACCCATGAGGCGATGTCGCCCGGCGAATGGAAAGCCAAGGGCGGAGGTCTCACGATCCGCTACGGCTTCCACATCTGCCCCTTCGGCGTGGCGCTGATCATGGTGACCGATCGCGGCCTTGCTGGCCTTGCCTTCAGCGATTCCGGCGACGAGCGAGCCTGCCTCGAAGACATGACGTGCCGCTGGCCGAACGCCTGTTATATCGAGGACCTGCAGGCGACGGTTCCGTACGCCGCCCGTATCTTCGAGCCCGGCAAATGGTCTTCCGATCAGCCGCTGCGCGTCGTGCTGATCGGCACGGATTTCCAGGTGCGCGTCTGGGAGAGCCTGCTGAAAATCCCGTTCGGCAAGGCTGTCACCTATTCCGATATCGCCAACGATATCGGGCGGCCGACGGCGCAGCGGGCCGTGGGGGCGGCGGTCGGCGCAAATCCGATCTCGTTCGTGGTGCCCTGCCACCGGGCGCTCGGCAAGAACGGCGCACTGACGGGCTACCATTGGGGCCTCACCCGCAAGCGGGCGATGCTCGGCTGGGAATCGGCGCACGCCTGA
- a CDS encoding anti-sigma factor family protein, with protein sequence MSEAPRKGCSEWRVMLHGFVDGELDSVHAAQLEDHLATCADCRAEMEKVQAVREIIHQNGVRWRPPEALRSHVLSMLSFEQAVVASSLPQTRQGPVWRSTLDFIRQWSFIPSLAVLAASAFLFVNAPSQTALLQDQILSSHIRSMMADHLTDVLTSDQHTVKPWFNGKLDFSPPVSDLSKDGFPLIGGRVDYIGGRTVAAIVYRRHGHIINLFVWPAASTAETTTVHDGYNVTQWSDGGLAFSAISDVAASDLVEFEVLFRTAARG encoded by the coding sequence ATGAGTGAGGCCCCTCGGAAAGGCTGCTCGGAATGGCGCGTCATGCTGCATGGCTTTGTCGACGGCGAGCTCGATTCCGTCCACGCGGCACAGCTCGAAGATCACCTTGCCACCTGTGCAGATTGCCGGGCGGAGATGGAAAAGGTCCAAGCCGTGAGAGAGATCATCCATCAGAACGGCGTCAGATGGCGCCCGCCCGAAGCGCTGCGTTCGCATGTTCTGTCAATGCTGTCGTTTGAACAGGCTGTCGTGGCATCCAGCCTCCCGCAGACGCGTCAGGGCCCCGTATGGCGCAGCACCCTGGATTTCATCCGGCAATGGAGCTTCATTCCTTCGCTGGCGGTATTGGCGGCCAGCGCCTTCCTGTTCGTCAACGCGCCATCACAGACCGCGCTTCTGCAAGACCAGATCCTTTCCAGCCATATCAGGTCGATGATGGCTGACCATCTGACCGACGTGCTGACCTCGGATCAGCATACAGTAAAGCCATGGTTCAACGGCAAGCTCGATTTCTCGCCGCCGGTCAGCGACCTCTCTAAGGACGGCTTTCCGCTGATCGGCGGGCGTGTCGACTATATCGGCGGCCGTACCGTTGCCGCCATCGTTTATCGGCGTCACGGTCATATCATCAACCTGTTCGTTTGGCCTGCGGCATCGACCGCAGAGACCACGACGGTGCATGACGGCTACAACGTGACCCAATGGTCGGATGGCGGGCTTGCATTCTCGGCGATTTCTGATGTCGCCGCGAGCGATCTGGTCGAATTTGAGGTCCTGTTCAGAACAGCAGCGAGAGGCTAG
- a CDS encoding sugar-binding transcriptional regulator: MVKLKRGTHTAYSEASSLRLRAAWLYYNEGLTQKDVAEQLGISRTTVIRLLDEAMKRSEVQIWINDSIGDCVELAVKLERAYRLDEAIVVPSPVHGDVDTLAKNVGLALGQFLSEAIPDDYTIGVGWGRTMTASLSSFRPPRRANCKVVSLLGGIVAVHQTNPIDYTWRLANQLGAECYMFLAPLLVDSIETKRNLIEKCGLDTIYRLAENLDLAIVSCGDIGPHSTSLSEGWISKAELRELIDAGCVCDTMFNFLDKDGNSVDHSINRRVMSVDLDTLKEAKHIVLSSGGAHRAIAIRATIKRIGCNTLITDEGAARALLELAER, from the coding sequence GTGGTCAAGCTCAAACGCGGCACGCACACCGCCTATTCCGAGGCATCCTCGCTGCGGCTGCGAGCCGCATGGCTCTATTACAACGAGGGCCTGACCCAGAAGGATGTCGCCGAGCAGCTCGGCATCAGTCGCACCACCGTCATCCGCCTGCTCGACGAGGCGATGAAACGCAGCGAAGTCCAGATCTGGATCAACGATTCGATCGGCGACTGCGTCGAGCTCGCGGTGAAGCTGGAGCGCGCCTACCGTCTCGACGAGGCGATCGTCGTGCCGTCACCGGTCCATGGCGATGTCGATACGCTGGCAAAGAATGTCGGCTTGGCGCTTGGCCAGTTCCTTTCCGAGGCCATTCCAGATGACTATACGATCGGCGTCGGCTGGGGCCGCACGATGACCGCCTCGCTGTCGAGTTTCCGGCCGCCTCGCCGGGCCAATTGTAAGGTCGTCTCACTGCTTGGCGGCATCGTCGCCGTCCACCAGACGAACCCGATCGACTATACATGGCGGCTGGCAAATCAGCTCGGCGCCGAATGCTACATGTTCCTGGCACCGCTTCTCGTCGATTCCATCGAGACCAAGCGCAATCTGATCGAAAAATGCGGGCTGGACACGATCTATCGTCTCGCCGAGAATCTCGATCTGGCGATCGTCAGCTGCGGCGATATCGGCCCGCATTCGACCTCGCTGTCGGAAGGCTGGATATCGAAGGCCGAACTGCGGGAACTGATCGACGCCGGCTGCGTCTGCGACACGATGTTCAACTTCCTCGACAAGGACGGCAATTCGGTCGACCACTCGATCAATCGTCGGGTGATGTCCGTCGATCTTGACACGCTGAAGGAGGCCAAGCACATCGTGCTTTCCTCCGGCGGCGCCCACCGCGCCATCGCCATCCGCGCGACGATCAAGCGCATCGGCTGCAACACGCTGATCACCGACGAGGGCGCCGCACGGGCGCTGCTGGAACTGGCGGAGCGATAG
- a CDS encoding DUF2244 domain-containing protein yields MTESNANSFNEQPVFAAELFPHRSLGRQGFKVLLILSGAVCFLYGMFFIATGAWPIGFFFGLDFALLYGAFWLNYRSGRAREEITVSRTDVSVRKFAPSGRMVEHHFNPFWTRFLVCRHQEIGILSMHIFGEGRRTDIGSFLNPDDRESFAKAFKGALATVKQRI; encoded by the coding sequence ATGACGGAAAGCAACGCCAACAGCTTCAACGAGCAGCCTGTTTTCGCCGCCGAGCTCTTTCCCCACCGCTCGCTCGGCCGCCAAGGCTTTAAGGTGCTGCTGATCCTGTCCGGCGCCGTCTGCTTTCTCTATGGGATGTTCTTCATCGCCACCGGCGCCTGGCCGATCGGCTTTTTCTTCGGCCTGGATTTCGCACTGCTCTATGGCGCCTTCTGGCTGAACTACCGCTCCGGACGGGCGCGCGAGGAGATCACGGTCTCGCGCACCGACGTATCGGTGCGCAAGTTTGCGCCGTCCGGGCGGATGGTGGAGCATCATTTCAACCCGTTCTGGACGCGCTTCCTCGTCTGCCGGCATCAGGAGATCGGCATCCTCTCCATGCATATTTTCGGCGAGGGCCGGCGCACGGATATCGGCTCCTTCCTCAACCCCGATGATCGCGAAAGCTTCGCCAAGGCCTTCAAGGGGGCGCTCGCGACTGTCAAGCAGCGGATCTGA
- the nth gene encoding endonuclease III: protein MGVEYRFNMANPKLKSVTRPSQNSNVIAPRKPAAAVKTAYSPAEREEIFRRFSVQRPEPRGELEHTNPFTLVVAVALSAQATDVGVNKATRALFKVADTPEKMLDLGEERLRDYIRTIGLYRNKAKNVIALSQMLVDEFGGQVPETRDELVKLPGVGRKTANVVLSMAFGQATMAVDTHIFRIANRIRLAPGKTPDEVETRLMKVIPEHYLYHAHHWLILHGRYTCKARRPECERCVIADLCKSPEKSWDVPAPLVELPPQVIGEAVD, encoded by the coding sequence ATGGGCGTTGAGTATAGATTCAACATGGCGAATCCGAAACTCAAATCCGTTACCAGACCATCGCAAAACTCGAATGTGATCGCCCCCCGCAAGCCGGCGGCGGCAGTGAAGACCGCCTATTCCCCGGCCGAGCGCGAGGAGATCTTCCGCCGGTTCTCGGTGCAGCGACCGGAGCCGAGGGGCGAGCTCGAGCATACCAATCCCTTCACCCTCGTCGTCGCTGTCGCGCTGTCGGCGCAGGCGACCGATGTCGGCGTCAACAAGGCGACACGCGCCCTCTTCAAGGTCGCCGACACGCCGGAAAAGATGCTCGATCTCGGCGAGGAGCGGCTGCGCGACTATATCAGGACGATCGGCCTCTATCGCAACAAGGCGAAAAACGTCATCGCGCTCTCGCAGATGCTGGTCGACGAATTCGGCGGCCAGGTGCCGGAGACGCGCGACGAGCTGGTGAAGCTGCCGGGCGTCGGCCGAAAGACGGCCAATGTCGTGCTGTCCATGGCCTTCGGCCAGGCGACGATGGCGGTCGACACGCACATTTTCCGCATCGCCAACCGCATCCGGCTTGCTCCCGGCAAGACGCCCGACGAGGTCGAGACGCGGCTGATGAAGGTGATCCCTGAACACTACCTCTACCACGCCCATCACTGGCTGATCCTGCACGGCCGCTATACCTGCAAGGCGCGCCGCCCCGAATGCGAGCGCTGTGTCATCGCCGATCTCTGCAAATCGCCGGAGAAGAGCTGGGATGTGCCGGCGCCGCTCGTCGAGCTACCTCCCCAGGTGATCGGCGAGGCCGTCGACTAA
- a CDS encoding VOC family protein yields MKSTSYYPVIMTDDVPGTAAFYSSHFGFRALFETDWYVHLQSTETEHVALAILDSHHETIPAAARAGVRGLLLNFEVEDVDHAYETCLKGGLPILREIRDEEFGQRHFITADPNGVLIDVIKPIPPSAEFAAMYDASALPG; encoded by the coding sequence ATGAAATCGACCAGTTATTATCCGGTGATCATGACGGACGATGTCCCCGGCACCGCTGCCTTTTACAGCAGCCACTTCGGTTTTAGGGCTCTATTCGAAACCGACTGGTACGTTCACCTGCAATCGACCGAGACGGAGCACGTCGCGCTCGCCATCCTCGACAGTCACCACGAGACCATTCCTGCCGCCGCCCGCGCCGGCGTTCGCGGACTGCTGCTCAATTTCGAGGTCGAGGATGTCGATCACGCCTACGAAACCTGCCTGAAAGGCGGCCTGCCGATTTTAAGGGAGATCCGCGACGAGGAGTTCGGCCAGCGGCATTTCATCACCGCCGATCCGAACGGCGTGCTGATCGACGTGATCAAGCCGATTCCCCCGAGCGCGGAATTCGCCGCGATGTACGACGCCTCGGCGCTGCCTGGCTGA
- a CDS encoding TetR/AcrR family transcriptional regulator codes for MSRSNRERTEQTRRALIDAGRGLFVEKGYAETATPDIVAAAGVTRGALYHHFEDKKALFQAVIASEAQAVAKSIEASSAPGDGPGAALIAGASAYFAAMAQPGRTRLLLMEAPAVLGRPAVAALDGEHAEASLREGLSALLPEAGGLLGPLTTLLSAAFDRAAIAIEAGGERRDYEKAIAALVDGLADHLGR; via the coding sequence ATGAGCCGCAGCAATCGCGAGAGAACGGAACAGACGAGGCGGGCGCTGATCGACGCCGGACGGGGCCTTTTCGTCGAAAAGGGTTATGCCGAAACGGCGACCCCGGACATCGTTGCGGCGGCGGGCGTGACGCGCGGCGCACTTTACCATCATTTCGAGGACAAGAAGGCGCTTTTCCAGGCGGTGATCGCGTCCGAGGCGCAGGCGGTGGCCAAGTCAATCGAGGCGTCTTCAGCGCCGGGAGATGGGCCGGGCGCGGCGCTGATCGCCGGCGCTTCGGCCTATTTTGCCGCAATGGCGCAGCCGGGGCGAACACGGTTGCTGCTAATGGAGGCGCCAGCCGTTCTCGGACGGCCGGCGGTCGCGGCACTGGATGGGGAGCATGCGGAGGCGAGCTTGCGGGAAGGGCTTTCGGCGCTTCTGCCGGAGGCAGGCGGCCTGCTCGGCCCGCTGACAACGCTGCTGTCGGCAGCCTTCGACCGCGCGGCGATCGCGATCGAAGCGGGTGGGGAGAGGCGGGACTACGAGAAGGCGATCGCGGCCTTAGTCGACGGCCTCGCCGATCACCTGGGGAGGTAG
- a CDS encoding sigma-70 family RNA polymerase sigma factor, translating to MMTDARITYSIASEWLPLAWHHRKDRIQPSPLIMLLDSAARLFHLMVSDKASDKRGVSAADATAQHELMHRFQSVIIPHLDAAYNFARFLSRDADAAQDIVQDAFLRAFRNFESYRGGDPRAWLFAIVRNCCHVWRQQDRRKARFEQHLSDGGDNESEECEIATEEDSPETATIRRSEQQGVRTVISKLPEAIREILVLRELEDLSYRQIAEVIDAPIGTVMSRLARARHEFGEAWDAYQKRGGR from the coding sequence ATGATGACAGACGCCCGGATCACCTATTCCATCGCAAGCGAGTGGTTGCCACTGGCGTGGCACCATCGGAAGGACCGTATTCAGCCATCGCCACTGATCATGCTTCTCGACAGCGCGGCCCGATTGTTTCACCTGATGGTCTCGGACAAGGCGAGCGACAAGCGGGGCGTCTCGGCGGCCGACGCGACGGCACAGCATGAACTCATGCACCGCTTTCAGAGCGTGATCATTCCGCATCTTGACGCAGCCTATAATTTTGCCCGGTTCCTCAGTCGCGACGCGGATGCCGCGCAGGATATCGTCCAGGATGCGTTCCTGCGTGCCTTTCGCAACTTCGAGAGCTATCGCGGGGGCGATCCGCGCGCCTGGCTCTTTGCCATCGTGAGGAATTGCTGCCACGTCTGGCGCCAGCAGGATCGCCGCAAGGCTCGGTTCGAGCAGCATCTGAGCGATGGCGGCGACAACGAATCAGAAGAGTGCGAGATTGCCACGGAGGAAGATTCACCGGAGACGGCAACGATCCGGCGGAGCGAGCAGCAGGGTGTGCGCACGGTTATCAGCAAGCTTCCCGAGGCGATCCGAGAAATCCTTGTCTTGCGCGAGCTTGAGGATCTCTCCTACCGGCAGATCGCCGAGGTCATCGACGCGCCGATTGGTACGGTCATGTCGCGGCTTGCCAGGGCGCGCCACGAGTTTGGCGAGGCCTGGGACGCATATCAAAAGCGAGGCGGCAGATGA
- a CDS encoding MurR/RpiR family transcriptional regulator, whose translation MEDFVHKLRQYVKSGTPAERRIAKYFSEHLNDLPFETAASVADRLDLSPMTVGRFLRALGYQGLDSVKVEIRETVTTSPAQLQSAMSELQADAAEGKPLAVLVAEQIQALHHIYHLTAQPHWSEAVSLISTAREVSIATHARLASLANHFCQRLTQARDGVRALDSADNRFADLFARPAVDDALLVIIDCRRFAKARLLARTARRYGYKVVLISPQQADWMADQSNVMLPLPPARAPDLDNLPPLIALLDCLAESVILEVGEEAALRRRRMLEFATVLGETANH comes from the coding sequence GTGGAAGACTTTGTGCACAAACTCAGGCAATACGTCAAAAGCGGCACGCCGGCCGAACGTCGTATTGCAAAATATTTCTCCGAACATCTGAATGACCTCCCGTTCGAGACGGCGGCGTCGGTTGCCGATCGGCTGGATCTGTCGCCGATGACCGTCGGCCGCTTCCTGCGCGCGCTCGGTTATCAGGGCCTGGACAGCGTCAAGGTGGAGATCCGCGAGACCGTGACGACATCGCCGGCGCAGTTGCAGAGCGCCATGAGTGAGTTGCAGGCGGATGCCGCGGAAGGCAAACCGCTCGCCGTGCTGGTCGCCGAACAGATCCAGGCGCTTCACCATATCTATCATCTGACGGCGCAGCCGCACTGGTCGGAAGCCGTCAGCCTGATCAGCACCGCCCGCGAAGTATCGATCGCCACCCACGCGCGGCTTGCAAGCCTCGCCAATCATTTCTGCCAGCGGCTGACACAGGCCCGCGACGGCGTGCGCGCGCTCGACAGCGCCGACAACCGTTTCGCCGACCTTTTTGCCCGGCCGGCGGTTGACGACGCGCTGCTCGTCATCATCGACTGTCGCCGCTTTGCCAAGGCGCGCCTGCTTGCCAGAACCGCGCGGCGCTACGGCTACAAGGTCGTCCTCATTTCACCCCAGCAGGCCGATTGGATGGCGGATCAGTCGAACGTCATGCTGCCCCTGCCGCCCGCCCGCGCCCCCGATCTCGACAATCTTCCGCCGCTGATCGCGTTGCTCGACTGCCTGGCGGAGTCGGTCATCCTCGAAGTCGGGGAAGAGGCCGCGCTTCGCCGCCGCCGCATGCTGGAATTCGCAACCGTCCTCGGCGAGACGGCCAACCACTGA